The following nucleotide sequence is from Clostridia bacterium.
TTGCAAATCCAGCAGTACTGGAAACGAGTATCTGGCCCATTGCTGGATCGCATTGATATGTACATTGAAGTACCATGGATCGACTACCAGGAGTTCACTTCCCTGTCTGAACCAGAAAGCTCGCTGAGCATACGGTCCCGAGTGGAGGAGGCAAGAAAGAAGCAAAGGGAACGGTATGAAAAGGTAGGAGTGCAGTCGAATGCTGACCTGCCGTCCAGGCTGTTGTCTCGTTACTGTCGGCTGGGGCCGGGAGCCAGGGAGTTGATGCGCCAGGCGTTCAGTAGCTTGGGCCTTTCTCTCCGGGGCCACGATCGAGTCTTGCGAGTGGCAAGGACTATAGCTGATCTCGATAACAGCGAGCTAGTCCAAGAGGATCATTTGGCTGAAGCGCTTCAATATCGAAGCCTAGATCGAAGGGCCTGGCAGGTAAGTTAGATTTGCAAAAATTACGGCTGCAGGAATAAATCTCCAATCGCTGGCCAATGCTATTGCAGAGATGAATTGATTTGCTTATACTGTTAATGCGTTGGCTGGGAGGCATGGGGAGAGCAAAGTAGCTGGTCGGCGGCGGTAAAGAACTAAAATATTTGCCGATATATCTTATAGTACGTGTAGTACGTGTTATCGACATGCTGAGGAGGTTTCGATTATGCAAACATTGTTGGAAAAGACTCGAGCTCTTAACCGATTGCTGCAAAAAACCGCAGGATTGCCGGTAGAGTTTGACGAAATGGCTAAGGTTTTGAGCGAAATGATTCAGTGCAACTGTTACATTGTTGGCAAGCATGGAAAGATACTAGGATATGCATTCGGCGAAGGTTTTGCCTGCGAAGTTATGGAAGACATTGTATACCGCTCTGAGCGTTTCCCAGCCGAATACAATGAGGAGCTCCTTAAAATCAATGAAACCCAGGCCAACTTTAGCCAGATATCCAACGCTTGTGTTTTCAACAAGGAAGAAACCTGCGCGTTTAGCAACAAGTTGACCACCATTGTGCCTGTGGTTGGAGGTGGTCAGAGGCTCGGTACTCTAGTATTGGCTAGGTTTAATGAGCAGTTTACCCCTGAAGATTTAGTTTTAGCTGAGTACGGTGCTACCATTGTGGCTATGGAGATCATGCGGTCTAAGGCAGAAAAGATTGAGGAAGAAGCCCGCAAAAAGGCAGCCGTGCATGTGGCTTTAAATACCCTTTCATACTCCGAGTTGGAGGCGGTTAGCCACATATTCGAGGAGCTAGAAGGTAACGAAGGTGTATTGGTCGCTAGCAAAATTGCTGACCGGGCTGGTATTACCCGCTCAGTTATCGTAAACGCCCTGCGCAAATTTGAGAGTGCTGGGGTAATCGAATCCAAGTCGCTAGGTATGAAAGGGACTTACATCAGGGTATTAAACGATTATTTGCTGGAAGAACTACAAAGGCTCCGCCAATAGGCCCAGGGCGAAAAATGACGCCGGTGGGTTGCAGATTTGGGCTAGTCGGCTAGCATCGGCGGTTAGTTGGGGATTATTGCGCCAGATTCCCAACTTTGCTATACTGATCAAGGCTCATTACGCACCCTATTGGACCATACAGCGGTGCCCAAAGGGTCCTGTACTGGGATGATGAGAGGGGCGGCTAAACCATAAGGAGGAGTATCATGTCAATCATTACCATGAAACAGCTTTTGGAAGCTGGGGTTCACTTTGGCCATCAGACTCGCCGTTGGAACCCCAAAATGGCGCGGTATATCTTTACGGAGCGCAATGGCATTTACATTATTGACCTGCAGAAGACAGTAAAAAGGGTAGAAATTGCTTATGAAGTTGTTAGGGAAACAGTGAGGGCAGGAAAAAGTGTCCTGTTTGTCGGTACCAAGAAGCAGGCCCAAGAATCCATCAGGGAAGAAGCTGAACGCTGCGGGCAATTTTATGTTAACCGCCGGTGGCTAGGGGGTACGCTGACTAATTTCCAAACCATCCGCAAGCGTATTGAGCGACTCAACCAATTAGAAACCATGGAACAAGAAGGAACCCTGGCCATGTTTCCCAAGAAAGAAGCAGCCGCATTGCTGGCGGAGAAGGCCAAGCTAGAAAAGTTTCTCGGCGGAATCAAAGGCATGCGAGAGCTTCCGGGGATTGTTTTTATTGTCGATCCGCGCAAGGAAAAGATAGCTGTCGCTGAGGCCCGCCGCCTGGATATACCTATCATTGCCATTGTTGACACCAATTGTGATCCGGATGAAATTGACTATGTTATCCCCGGAAATGATGATGCTATCCGAGCGGTTAGGTTGTTGTCGAGCAAGATCGCTGATGCTGCTCTGGAAGGGTTACAAG
It contains:
- the rpsB gene encoding 30S ribosomal protein S2, which produces MSIITMKQLLEAGVHFGHQTRRWNPKMARYIFTERNGIYIIDLQKTVKRVEIAYEVVRETVRAGKSVLFVGTKKQAQESIREEAERCGQFYVNRRWLGGTLTNFQTIRKRIERLNQLETMEQEGTLAMFPKKEAAALLAEKAKLEKFLGGIKGMRELPGIVFIVDPRKEKIAVAEARRLDIPIIAIVDTNCDPDEIDYVIPGNDDAIRAVRLLSSKIADAALEGLQERAADEADQLESSDEKSKVASASDVDEGMDNVDLG
- a CDS encoding ATP-binding protein; translation: MGSKVRDCSCTPLQIQQYWKRVSGPLLDRIDMYIEVPWIDYQEFTSLSEPESSLSIRSRVEEARKKQRERYEKVGVQSNADLPSRLLSRYCRLGPGARELMRQAFSSLGLSLRGHDRVLRVARTIADLDNSELVQEDHLAEALQYRSLDRRAWQVS
- the codY gene encoding GTP-sensing pleiotropic transcriptional regulator CodY, with the translated sequence MQTLLEKTRALNRLLQKTAGLPVEFDEMAKVLSEMIQCNCYIVGKHGKILGYAFGEGFACEVMEDIVYRSERFPAEYNEELLKINETQANFSQISNACVFNKEETCAFSNKLTTIVPVVGGGQRLGTLVLARFNEQFTPEDLVLAEYGATIVAMEIMRSKAEKIEEEARKKAAVHVALNTLSYSELEAVSHIFEELEGNEGVLVASKIADRAGITRSVIVNALRKFESAGVIESKSLGMKGTYIRVLNDYLLEELQRLRQ